The following are encoded together in the Chloroflexota bacterium genome:
- a CDS encoding DUF177 domain-containing protein, producing MRFNVAQLLLGPTGGVREYDLDDDISGLDPLIVPHSTLVGHVRFTHVGANVLVEGSAHADLELICVRCAEPFVERVSIELVEEFEPSIDVLTGRVLPGTHEDPALVIDKHNMLDLSEVVRQNLLLAIEDHPHCREDCAGICPHCGCNLNTETCTCTDEPVDPRWAPLAGLRTS from the coding sequence ATGAGATTCAATGTAGCGCAATTGCTGCTTGGCCCCACGGGCGGGGTCCGAGAGTACGATTTGGACGATGACATCAGCGGGCTGGATCCGCTCATTGTGCCGCATAGCACGCTTGTGGGCCATGTGCGGTTCACCCACGTGGGCGCCAATGTGCTGGTGGAGGGCAGCGCGCATGCCGATTTGGAACTCATCTGCGTGCGTTGCGCCGAGCCTTTCGTTGAGCGGGTGTCCATTGAACTCGTGGAGGAGTTTGAGCCTAGTATAGATGTCTTGACCGGGCGCGTGTTGCCTGGCACGCACGAGGACCCGGCGCTGGTGATTGACAAGCACAACATGCTGGATCTCAGCGAGGTTGTGCGCCAGAATCTGCTTCTGGCGATTGAGGATCACCCGCACTGCCGGGAAGATTGCGCCGGCATTTGTCCCCACTGCGGGTGCAACCTGAATACGGAAACCTGTACCTGCACGGATGAGCCGGTGGACCCGCGCTGGGCTCCGCTGGCGGGCCTGCGGACAAGTTGA